Part of the Niallia alba genome is shown below.
TATTGCTTAGGATAATCTTCATAAATAGAATGATTGCTATCTGTTTTGCTTGAAGGTTCTCCTAATATATCTGTGACTTCGCTATGACTAGTTTTGCCAACAACAAATGTTCCATAATCCGTTTTCCCTTCTTTTGCTAAGGAATAAATTCTTTCAATTCTATCACTTATCTCCTCCTTGTTAGAAGGATTTTCTGGTTCCATTACAGAAGAAGCCGGTTTCGAAGATTGAGTGTCTTCTTGCAAATTATCCCCAATACCCATCTTTCCATTTATTCCATCAGTAAGGGTGTTCCTTCCTCCCCCTCTGATGGTTAGTTGAACCAATCGGACCTTTACGGACAGTTGATCTCCCACCTCTCTTCCTCGTATTCTCCTAAGCTTGAGGGGGGAATCTTACTGTCCGTTAAGAGTGGGATAAAGTGAAACTTCTATCAGTAGGGGTGTTTCTTCCTCCCCACTGATGGTTAGTTGAACCAATCGGACCTTTACGGACAGTTGATCTCCCACCTAGCTTCCTCGTATTCTCCTAAGCTTGAGGGGGGAATCTTACTGTCCGTTAAGAGTGGGATAAAGTGAAACTTCTATCAGTAGGGGTGTTCCTTCCTCCCCTCTGATGGTTAGTTGAACCAATCGGACCTTTACGGACAGTTGATCTCCCACCTAGCTTCCTCGTATTCTCCTAAGCTTGAGGGGGGAATCTTACTGTCCGTTAAGAGTGGGATAAAGTGAAACTTCTATCAGTAGAGGTGTTCCTTCCTCCCCTCTGATGGTTAGTTGAACCAATCGGACCTTTACGGACAGTTGATCTCACACCTCTCTTCCTCGTATTCTCCTAAGCTTGAGGGGGGAATCTTACTGTCCGTTAAGAGTGGGATAAAGTGAAACTTCTATCAGTAGGGGTGTTCCTTCCTCCCCACTGATGGTTAGTTGAACCAATCGGACCTTTACGGACAGTTGATCTCCCACCTAGCTTCCTCGTATTCTCCTAAGCTTGAGGGGGGAATCTTACTGTCCGTTAAGAGTGGGATAAAGTGAAACTTCTATCAGTAGGGGTGTTCCTTCCTCCCCACTGATGGTTAGTTGAACCAATCGGACCTTTACGGACAGTTGATCTCCCACCTAGCTTCCTCGTATTCTCCTAAGCTTGAGGGGGGAATCTTACTGTCCGTTAAGAGTGGGATAAATCTTCTATTTGAGTACATTCCCAATCAGTGATATAGTTTAATTTATAAAAAAGACTATACAATAAAAACAAAAGGATTGGTTTTTTTATGCTTACGATTAGAGAATTACCTTTTGAAGCGATACAAATCTATCCCTCAAGTAGTTTTGAGGGACGAGAAATTTTATTTCGTGTCCACCATCATGATTATCAATTTCTTATTGGAAATTCTACTCACCCGTTTCCTTTAGGTGTTAAACATTTTTTTAAAGAAAAGGATATCTGCCCATTTTGCCATAAACTCATTTACGCTGTTCCTTTAGGACAACAACTTTGCTTAGAATTTCAGAAAAACTTGCCAGCACTTTTACAGTTTTTCCAAGAAGAATATTCAGATGCTTTTTAATGGTGCATGATACGGTTCTTCTGCTTCCCACAAACGAAACAGAAGAATCGTCCTAATTGTGTTTTATACTTCCTCGATTACACTATATAATAACGAGTATAGTTATTCTTTTTTTAAAAGGTAGGTGAACCAATTAATATGTATGAATTAACACCAAAACAGGCGCAAAAAATTGTAAATAAAATGATGAAGGATATTCCTTATAATATTAATATTATGGATAAAACAGGCATTATCATTGGAAGTGGAAATAAAAAGAGGATTGGCACGCTCCATCACGGTGCAGTTGCTGCCATCAAACAAAAAAAAATCGTTCCTATCGAAAAGGATGAAGAATTCGTTAAGAAAGGAATTAATCTGCCTATTGAATGGAATGATGATATTTTAGGTGTAGTTGGTATTAGCGGTGAGATCAAGGAAACTAGTCCCTTCGGAAAACTAGTTAAATCAACCGTTCTGTTATTAATCGAACAAAGCATCGCATCAGAAAAAGAAAATAGGAGAAAGAATATAAAGCATGATTTTTTCAACTTATTAATAGATCCTACTACCATTTATACAAAAGACATAACAGACCAGGCATTATTCTATGATGTTCACCTAAATAAGCCCAGCCAATTGGTGTATATTGAATTTCCCAAAAACGTTAATGAGTCAATAGTCAACAACTATCCTTTCTTTCAACCATATCAAAATACGCTATGCGTAGTTGTGCAAGAGCCAAACAACATAAAAGAACTACAAGAGCAGTTAGCTAAGTATCAAGACGTCTTCATTTCCATAAGTAAAATAAATGATAAGATTGCTGATGGGTTTCTTCAGACAAAATTAGCTTTAAAAGTATTAAAGGGATTATTTTTTCATCAGAAAGTTATTTTTTATGCTGATTGTGAATTTATTGCCGATCTATCCTATTCTTTGAGAAAAATAAAAAAAACAGCCCCTCAATCAGATTTGCTTGAAACAAACGATGAACTTATTAAGACCCTCCAGGCTTATCTTAACTGCAATATGAACATGAATGAAACAGCCAGCCAACTTATTGTGCATAGAAATACATTAAACTATAGATTAAATAGAATTCACAAAATTACAGGAAAAGATCCTAAGAATATATTGGATCTTTTAGAACTA
Proteins encoded:
- a CDS encoding CdaR family transcriptional regulator; amino-acid sequence: MYELTPKQAQKIVNKMMKDIPYNINIMDKTGIIIGSGNKKRIGTLHHGAVAAIKQKKIVPIEKDEEFVKKGINLPIEWNDDILGVVGISGEIKETSPFGKLVKSTVLLLIEQSIASEKENRRKNIKHDFFNLLIDPTTIYTKDITDQALFYDVHLNKPSQLVYIEFPKNVNESIVNNYPFFQPYQNTLCVVVQEPNNIKELQEQLAKYQDVFISISKINDKIADGFLQTKLALKVLKGLFFHQKVIFYADCEFIADLSYSLRKIKKTAPQSDLLETNDELIKTLQAYLNCNMNMNETASQLIVHRNTLNYRLNRIHKITGKDPKNILDLLELIFMLINRIK
- a CDS encoding DUF4309 domain-containing protein, coding for MGDQLSVKVRLVQLTIRGGGRNTLTDGINGKMGIGDNLQEDTQSSKPASSVMEPENPSNKEEISDRIERIYSLAKEGKTDYGTFVVGKTSHSEVTDILGEPSSKTDSNHSIYEDYPKQYITIGYQNDTVTDFRTRSMSKMFVGE